The window CCTGGTTCCTGCTCCCAGCGGCGCGGCAGTGGTCTTCGGCCGTGACTTCGCCAGGGCCCCGTCCTCCACCGAACCGGTGGGCCCGTTCATGCATGCGGCCTACCAGGGGATGCGGCGGCTTCCGCCGTTGACGACGCTGGACGAGGGTGCCTGAGCAAATCGGGACCGTGCACGCACCGCCTGCTGGCATCTGCGAGGACGAATGCAGCAGCGCAGCACCCGAAAGGAGGCCATCTTGACCCAGCTGACTCGCATTTCGCTGGATGGCGAGGGCTGCATTCTGGTCGAGGAACCAGCAGGTGTGCTGGAGGGGCCGGTGAAGGCCGGTCGCATCGCTGAGGCCATCGGTGAGCTTCCCAGGACGCTGCAAGAAATACTTGCGCCCGTGACGGAGGCGGCGCGCGTCACACTCGACCAACTACGCAGGGCTCATCCCGACGAGATCGCGGTCGAGTTCGGTGTCGACCTTGCGGCGGAGGCCGGAGCAGTGATCACCAAGAGCCAAGCGGGTTGCCACCTCAAAGTGACCATGTCGTGGAAGACGAAGGACGATACGGGTCGTCCTTCTCGTCCAGACGCACGCACAGGCTGACCCGATGGCCGGCACCACGAAGACACCCGACGACGGCATGGCATGGGGCCTGCCCACTGCCGTGGCACAGGTCCTCGGACCGGACGGAGTGGTCGCCGGGGCCGGTTTTCCGGTGGCCGACGGACTACTGGTCACCTGCGCCCACGTCGTCGGGCTTGCCGGAGGGGGGCCCGGTACACAGGTGCAGCTGCGCTTCCCCCACCTCGAGGGCGGCCTTCAGGTGAACGGGCTGGTCCTGCAGGCGCTGTGGCGTGCCTCGGAGGATGAGGATGTGGCGGTCGTCCGCCTGAGCAGTATGCCGCCCGGTCTGAGGCCGTTGCCGCTGGGCTCCGCTGCCGGCTGTAGCGGTCACAAGGTGCGCTCGTACGGGTTCCCCGCACAGGCCCCGTCGACGGGGCACCTCGGCTTCGGTGAAGCGGGCGATCTGCTGCCACCCTCCCCCCAGCGGGGCACCCATCTGCAGTTGACCGACGCCAACGATCTCACCACCGGCTTCAGCGGCGCGCCGGTTCTCGACGAGGTGACCGGGCTGGTCATCGGCATGCTCACGGAGATCACCGCTCCCGACGTCCACCGACGGGGGCAAGGGATCGCCTACGTCACTGCTACCCAGACGCTGCGGGAGATCGTGCCGGAACTCGCGGTGCAAGAGGTGTGCCCTTATCGGGAACTGGAACCCTTCACCGTGGAGCATGCCCGCTGGTTCCACGGCCGGAAAGACGCGGTGCGGCAGGTAGTTGCGCAACTCGCTGGGCAACAGCGGCTGACATTGCTGCTCGGCCCGTCCGGCTCGGGCAAGTCGTCCCTGGTCCAGGCCGGGGTACTACAGGCGCTGGCCGCTGGTGAGCTGCCCGGCAGCGACCGCTGGCTACCCATCGTCGCCCGGCCTCGGCAGAACCTGTTGGCGGAGATCGAGCGCGCCGGGCTCCCCGGGGCGAGCACGGGGGGCATCGCCGCGGCTGTCAGCCGCAAGCTCTCGGCGGACCAGGACTACGAGCGCGTTCTCCTGGTCATCGACCAATTCGAGGAGCTGTTCACTCAGCCCAGCCGTGGCCAACGGCAGGACGGCTCGCGCTGCGTGGAACAGATTACCGCTGCCGTCGGCGCCCCCGTCGGGCTGAGCGTAATTCTGATCATGCGGGACGACTTCTACCCGCAGCTGGCGGCCCTTGCCCCCGACCTTCTGGCCGCCGCCATGCCAGGTCTCCTGAATGTGCCGGGCACCCTCAGCCAGCAAGACCTGTACGACATCATCACTCTGCCCGCCCAGGACGTGGGACTCCGCTTCCAACCAGGCTTGGCGGAACAGATCGTCGCGGATGTCCTGGCCGTCACCCCGGACGCGGCCACGGCCCGCCGGGCACCCGTCACCGTGCTGCCTCTGCTGGAGCTGGCACTCAGCCAGCTGTGGGCCCGCCGCGAGGACGGCTACCTCACGCACGAGGCCTACCGCCGCATAGGAGCGGTCAGCGGAAGCCTGACCACGTGGTGCGACAACGCCCTCAACGGGCTGCCCCCCGATCAACGCCCCATCGCGCGGCGCGTCCTGACTTCCTTGGTGCACCCGGCCGATCCCAGCCGCAACATACCTGCCGTACGTGCCCAGTTGCCCCTCGACGACCTGCTTGACCTGGCAGCTGGCCCCGACGATACGGCCGACGGTCACGTCGACGACGTCATCAGCGTTCTGACCCTCCACCGCATCATCACCACCCAGATGCTGCGCTCTCCTGAACACCCCGACGCCCCTCCGAGCGAGCCGGTGGCCGAACTGATCCACGACGCACTCATCCGGGACTGGGGTACTCTGCGCGACTGGGTCGCCCAGGACCGTCGCTTCCATGAGTGGTTCAACCGGATCCGTGAGCGGCGAGCCCTCTGGGCGGCGACGTCCGACCCGGGAGAGCTACTCAGCGGTGCGGCGCTCGCCGAAGCGCTCGAATGGTCACGGAAACGGCGCCTGCCAGGAGACGTCACCGCCTTCCTCACGGCCAGCGGGCAGCGGCAGCAGGCCGCCATCCGACGCAGCAGGCGTCTCAACACCGTCCTCGCGTCCCTCCTCGTCCTCACGCTCCTCGCTGCGGCAGGCGTACTTTGGCAGTGGCGGACAGCAGTCGACGAGCGACAGGCAGCCCTGTCCCGACAGCTCGCCACCCAGTCCGGCACCCTCATCGACACGAACCCCGACCTCGCCTCGCTGCTCGCCATCCGGGCCTACCGCACCAGTCCCACCCCCGAAGCCCTCGCCGGCCTGGAAGACGCGGCAGCACTGCCGCTGAAGCAGCGCCTGACAGGCCATACAGGCGACGTCGAGACGGTGGCGTTCAGCCCCGACGGAAGCACCCTCGCCACCGCCGGCGAGGACAAAGCAGTCCGGCTGTGGGACGTGTCCAGCCGGAAAGTTCGCGCCACACTGCATGGCCACACCGACAAGGTCTCGACCGTGGCCTTCAGCCCCGACGGACGCACCCTCGCCACCGCCAGCACCGACAGGACGGTTCGGCTCTGGGACATGGCAACAAAAGAATCCCGCGCCACCCTCACCGGCCACACCAAGGCCGTGACGTCGGTGGCCTTCAGCCCCGACGGAAGCACCCTTGCCACCGGCAGCGACGACGCGACAGTGCGGTTCTGGGACGTGACCAACGGAGCAAGTCGCGCCACCCTCCCCGTCAGCGCCGACTACACGGTGACGTCGGTGGCCTTCGGCCCCGACGGACGCACCTTCGCCGCCGGTAGCGGCGACTCGACGGTGCACTTGTGGGACGTACACTCGGGAGAAGCCCTCGCCGCGCTCACCGGCCACACCGCGCCCGTGCTCTCGATGGCCTTCAGCCCTGACGGGAGCACTCTCGCCACCACCAGCCAGGACTACACAGTGCAGCTGTGGAACCTGAGCACCAAAAAGCCCCGCGGCGCTCTGACCGACCAACTCCAGCGTGTGTTCTTCGTGGCCTTCAGCCCCGACGGGACCACCCTTGCCGCAGCAGGCGAGGACA of the Streptomyces sp. 1222.5 genome contains:
- a CDS encoding CU044_2847 family protein, with translation MTQLTRISLDGEGCILVEEPAGVLEGPVKAGRIAEAIGELPRTLQEILAPVTEAARVTLDQLRRAHPDEIAVEFGVDLAAEAGAVITKSQAGCHLKVTMSWKTKDDTGRPSRPDARTG
- a CDS encoding trypsin-like peptidase domain-containing protein — encoded protein: MAGTTKTPDDGMAWGLPTAVAQVLGPDGVVAGAGFPVADGLLVTCAHVVGLAGGGPGTQVQLRFPHLEGGLQVNGLVLQALWRASEDEDVAVVRLSSMPPGLRPLPLGSAAGCSGHKVRSYGFPAQAPSTGHLGFGEAGDLLPPSPQRGTHLQLTDANDLTTGFSGAPVLDEVTGLVIGMLTEITAPDVHRRGQGIAYVTATQTLREIVPELAVQEVCPYRELEPFTVEHARWFHGRKDAVRQVVAQLAGQQRLTLLLGPSGSGKSSLVQAGVLQALAAGELPGSDRWLPIVARPRQNLLAEIERAGLPGASTGGIAAAVSRKLSADQDYERVLLVIDQFEELFTQPSRGQRQDGSRCVEQITAAVGAPVGLSVILIMRDDFYPQLAALAPDLLAAAMPGLLNVPGTLSQQDLYDIITLPAQDVGLRFQPGLAEQIVADVLAVTPDAATARRAPVTVLPLLELALSQLWARREDGYLTHEAYRRIGAVSGSLTTWCDNALNGLPPDQRPIARRVLTSLVHPADPSRNIPAVRAQLPLDDLLDLAAGPDDTADGHVDDVISVLTLHRIITTQMLRSPEHPDAPPSEPVAELIHDALIRDWGTLRDWVAQDRRFHEWFNRIRERRALWAATSDPGELLSGAALAEALEWSRKRRLPGDVTAFLTASGQRQQAAIRRSRRLNTVLASLLVLTLLAAAGVLWQWRTAVDERQAALSRQLATQSGTLIDTNPDLASLLAIRAYRTSPTPEALAGLEDAAALPLKQRLTGHTGDVETVAFSPDGSTLATAGEDKAVRLWDVSSRKVRATLHGHTDKVSTVAFSPDGRTLATASTDRTVRLWDMATKESRATLTGHTKAVTSVAFSPDGSTLATGSDDATVRFWDVTNGASRATLPVSADYTVTSVAFGPDGRTFAAGSGDSTVHLWDVHSGEALAALTGHTAPVLSMAFSPDGSTLATTSQDYTVQLWNLSTKKPRGALTDQLQRVFFVAFSPDGTTLAAAGEDKTARLWDVKTGKPRAVLSGHTDSVLAVTFSPDGSTLATGSADATVRLWDLSSGYARAPLPGHSDPVMSLAFSPDGDTLASGSSDKTVRLWNLQSGKPRAPLTGHADTVISVAFSPDKRTLASGSTDKTARLWDLTTGKMRAKLTGHTDAVLAVAFSPDGDTLATAGGDKKVRLWDATTGKLRATLPDATGGLWSVAFSPDGRTIAAAAEDKTVWLWDVVTKKARAPLTGHTDRVWSVAFSPDGDTLVTGSSDKTVRLWSVATGRARAPLTGHTARVWSVAFGRDGRTVASGSDDFTVRLWDVGTGKTRATLTGHTNAVTSLAFSPDGHTLASGSGDTTVRLWNAVLPEPHAAIRKICQAVHRDLAADERASYLSGQSDGHVCPSG